In Gemmatimonadota bacterium, the DNA window CTACAGCGCCGGCCGCTTCGCGCGCGAAGCGCGTTGCTGGATGGCGGGGATCCGCGCCCGCAGCCGCGTCCCCTTGCTCGTCGGCGGAACCGGCTTCTTTCTACGCGCGCTCACGCATCCGCTCTTTCGCGAGCCGCCCATGCCGCCCGAGCGCCGCGAGCGATTCAAGCGCTACGTGGCCCGGCACGGGATGGACGAGCTGCGCCGCTGGCTGGGCGCGCTCGATCCGGCCAGCGCGGCCGGCCTCGCCTCGCACGGCGGGCGCCAGCGGGTCACCAGAGTGCTCGAAGTGACGCTGCTCACTGGACGCCCGCTCTCCTGGTGGCACAGCCAGGCGCCGCCGCAGGAACCGCCGCTCGAGCCACTCGTCTTCGTACTGACGCTGCCGCGCCCGGAGCTCCATGCGCGGATCGATGCGCGTGTGCAGCGGATGCTCGAGGCCGGACTGGTCGAGGAGGTCGAGCGGCTCCTGGATGAGGGCTACGACGCCGCTGACCCGGGTATGAAGACCACCGGCTACGGCGAGCTGATTCCCTATTTCCACGCGGATCGCACGGTCGAGCAGGCAGTGGCCGAGATCCGCCGCAACACCCGGCGCTACGCGCGCAGGCAGCTCACCTGGTTCCGGAACCAGCTCCCGGCCGGCGCCATCTGGCTCGACGCCAGCCGGCCCGCCGGCGAATTGGTCCGGTCTGTTATG includes these proteins:
- the miaA gene encoding tRNA (adenosine(37)-N6)-dimethylallyltransferase MiaA; translated protein: YSAGRFAREARCWMAGIRARSRVPLLVGGTGFFLRALTHPLFREPPMPPERRERFKRYVARHGMDELRRWLGALDPASAAGLASHGGRQRVTRVLEVTLLTGRPLSWWHSQAPPQEPPLEPLVFVLTLPRPELHARIDARVQRMLEAGLVEEVERLLDEGYDAADPGMKTTGYGELIPYFHADRTVEQAVAEIRRNTRRYARRQLTWFRNQLPAGAIWLDASRPAGELVRSVMDPWCKENP